In Aspergillus flavus chromosome 3, complete sequence, one genomic interval encodes:
- a CDS encoding NADP/FAD dependent oxidoreductase (NADPH cytochrome P450 reductase, putative), with protein MAQLDTLDLVVLVALLVGSVAYFTKGTYWAVAKDPYASSGPAMNGAAKAGKTRDILEKMEETGKNCVIFYGSQTGTAEDYASRLAKEGSQRFGLKTMVADLEDYDYENLDKFPEDKVAFFVLATYGEGEPTDNAVEFYQFITGEDVAFESGASAEEKPLSALKYVTFGLGNNTYEHYNAMVRNLDAALQKLGAQRIGSAGEGDDGAGTMEEDFLAWKEPMWTALSEAMGLQEREAVYEPVFNVTEDESKSAEDETVYLGEPTKGHLEGQPKGPFSAHNPFIAPIVESRELFTVKDRNCLHMEISIAGSNLTYQTGDHIAVWPTNAGAEVDRFLQVFGLEEKRHSVINIKGIDVTAKVPIPTPTTYDAAVRYYMEVCAPVSRQFVSSLAAFAPDEATKTEIQRLGSDKDYFHEKITNQCFNIAQALQSITSKPFSAVPFSLLIEGLNKLQPRYYSISSSSLVQKDKISITAVVESVRLPGASHLVKGVTTNYLLALKQKQNGEPSPDPHGLTYAITGPRNKYDGIHVPVHVRHSNFKLPSDPSRPIIMVGPGTGVAPFRGFIQERAALAAKGEKVGTTVLFFGCRNRNEDFLYQDEFKAYEEQLGDSLKIITAFSRETSQKVYVQHRLREQAELVSDLLKQKATFYVCGDAANMAREVNLVLGQIIAQQRGLPAEKGEEMVKHMRSSGSYQEDVWS; from the exons ATGGCGCAACTCGACACTCTCGATTTGGTTGTCCTGGTGGCGCTTTTGGTGGGTAGCGTTGCCTACTTCACCAAAGGCACCTACTGGGCTGTCGCCAAAGATCCTTATGCCTCTTCCGGTCCAGCGATGAATGGCGCCGCCAAGGCAGGAAAGACTAGAGATATCTtggagaaaatggaagaAACTGGCAAGAATTGCGTCATTTTCTACGGTTCCCAGACTGGAACTGCAGAGGACTACGCCTCGAGATTGGCCAAGGAAGGATCTCAGAGATTCGGTCTCAAAACTATGGTTGCTGATTTGGAAGATTACGACTACGAAAACTTGGACAAATTCCCCGAAGACAAGGTCGCCTTTTTTGTTCTCGCGACTTATGGCGAGGGCGAGCCTACGGATAATGCTGTCGAGTTTTACCAGTTCATCACCGGTGAAGATGTTGCTTTTGAAAGTGGCGCGTCCGCTGAAGAGAAGCCGCTGTCCGCTCTCAAGTATGTCACCTTCGGCCTCGGTAACAATACCTATGAGCACTACAACGCCATGGTTCGCAATCTCGACGCCGCTCTGCAAAAGCTTGGTGCTCAACGTATTGGATCTGCTGGTGAAGGTGATGACGGCGCTGGCACGATGGAAGAAGACTTCTTGGCTTGGAAGGAACCTATGTGGACCGCGCTTTCCGAGGCGATGGGTCTCCAGGAGCGCGAGGCCGTTTATGAGCCGGTGTTCAATGTCACAGAAGATGAGTCTAAGAGCGCCGAAGACGAGACGGTCTATCTCGGCGAGCCAACTAAGGGTCATCTCGAAGGTCAACCCAAGGGCCCATTCTCGGCCCACAACCCGTTCATTGCGCCTATTGTCGAGTCTCGTGAGCTATTCACTGTAAAGGATCGTAACTGTCTGCACATGGAAATTAGCATCGCCGGAAGCAACCTCACCTATCAAACCGGTGACCACATTGCTGTTTGGCCGACAAATGCTGGTGCTGAGGTAGATCGGTTCCTGCAGGTTTTTGGACTTGAGGAGAAGCGCCATTCAGTTATTAACATCAAGGGCATTGATGTGACTGCTAAGGTTCCGATCCCGACCCCTACCACCTATGATGCCGCTGTTCGTTACTACATGGAAGTCTGTGCCCCTGTTTCCCGGCAGTTTGTCTCGAGTCTGGCTGCTTTTGCTCCCGATGAGGCGACCAAGACAGAAATTCAGCGTTTGGGCAGCGACAAGGATTACTTCCACGAGAAGATCACCAACCAATGCTTCAATATTGCCCAGGCTCTCCAAAGCATCACGTCCAAGCCTTTCTCTGCCGTTCCGTTCTCATTGCTCATCGAAGGCCTCAATAAGCTCCAGCCTCGTTATTATTCCATCTCGTCATCTTCCCTCGTCCAGAAGGATAAGATCAGTATCACCGCCGTTGTGGAATCCGTCCGTTTGCCTGGTGCCTCCCACCTTGTCAAGGGTGTGACCACGAATTACCTCCTTGCGCTCAAGCAAAAGCAGAATGGTGAACCTTCTCCTGACCCTCACGGCTTGACGTACGCTATCACTGGTCCGCGCAACAAGTATGATGGCATTCACGTTCCTGTTCACGTCCGCCACTCGAATTTCAAACTGCCATCCGATCCCTCGAGACCCATTATCATGGTTGGACCTGGTACCGGTGTCGCACCTTTCCGTGGCTTCATCCAAGAACGAGCCGCCTTGGCGGCTAAAGGCGAGAAAGTCGGCACAACTGTTTTGTTCTTTGGGTGCCGTAATCGCAATGAGGATTTCTTGTATCAGGACGAATTCAAG GCTTATGAGGAGCAACTTGGTGATTCATTGAAGATCATCACTGCATTTTCCCGCGAGACTTCTCAAAAGGTTTATGTCCAACATCGGTTGCGCGAACAAGCTGAGCTGGTCAGCGACCTTCTGAAGCAGAAAGCCACATTCTACGTTTGTGGAGATGCCGCCAACATGGCGCGTGAGGTCAATCTGGTGCTTGGCCAGATTATTGCCCAACAGCGTGGTCTTCCCGCCGAGAAGGGCGAGGAGATGGTCAAGCATATGCGCAGCAGTGGAAGCTACCAGGAGGATGTCTGGTCATGA
- a CDS encoding fry-like conserved protein — MASHPSIKAGPVQPTTMPLIPDESGLASHHTFASPPERLVTRSTPSSTVHSRETSAVRGRPADPSTLAPSTLQPQNTRRGHSHSKSPETASGRPGASYDATLERRPSNSYGHHRQTSIVHGIQHSRNPSFAASSTSNSPLSPEMIASLGRGVSVEQDNSPLGRLEQLDMHTFHQNQATNGTAHTLQGMLSTIEDRDTDEAAEGGLANPAHRRMNSSGKPRSHSRSHSKNHLTESKTVGEYALHHLFNSFVGQADNKINQAIMKLGESDVPVEMVCGPGADPGFDQLISALGHIARQKPKPLIDTIMYWRKVKGDAAILAKQVPNQSKENGLLIRRNTEPPQVAAETAAQPDHPPNPIFSRSDDVILAERRATVSVYLVCRVLIEIFNQSSLASITVDMAERLEEIVFGQLKTVDPDQVAASPLRIANWRIYSQLLGIMSETNFTSVTTRFITELERYQKEETLRGPSKDGDARAELLILGMRHLRIRTFPDAWPKSCDFMRSLARLFVNAHGQRVKQAYCYIFEKLLLPVAANPNCDLSLPRWKEFLDLVQSRLSQMLTKPRHWAATFPLHVLLLCVSSKENFSSQWLSVILGLPARLKDRPTRGPALHAMCRLLWTYFFRYSESPTATLRKVDEIARIALPVGKRTYLSTEPAITEPLIQLVRMIGFKHPEVCFRNIIFPMMNSDLFLSGKELKIEQMEPEKMVIGIRSFLAIITDLENCDQLCPPFPTGSIPNPFTDISASTNLLRPQFLTDPRLPTALESRDDTRPRPVNTSRLSDNVRTYYIRFCEILGKITLLCDNTFGGQAALDEKFGGATPKTPISEAFSFGRRDDHINTLDQRQGFYDLLHVAVQALPRCLSDHIPFNSLINLLCTGTAHVQSNIAFSSAESLKAIARQCHAQQVTIGFARFIFNFDARYSTMSDEGMLGPGHIESTLRLYVELLEIWIEEIKHKSKGAVAADSGDKSGSGSRALQLDLSSVLAHVEEIESHGLFFLCSQSRRVRAFAITVLRLITEFDRALGKENTRIIKILEADSHQILNVSDEQLTVAERSRIQKGKRRSASQNTLIELCSSEVSYDSTLWSKVFPNIIRISFETCPFAVTLGREIVCARLVLMHKTITGLAENPQHPPYGPLDATQTRPHGRSHMTAEILIEQWKLYLVMACTTVNSVGAQSQSQLANAQHARKSSKGSQQSNDKISSARSLFAFVIPLLSAERTSIRNAIVAALGSINKNLYRTLLESLQYAVTTCNEEAKIRIGTHHRSPSSPKRNRRTDRLRTEVTHVYKLTSHFLQEPEVYNDDWIVNNLVTYAKDLRIFLSDAEVQNDWEFQRLRFHFCGLMEELFEGIHRTKDSSRWIPFESRKSAFSLMEDWCGYSPNQAQISQREENMRKLAITNQRETGDVRNTAAAMEIEKKNLRAAALNAMASLCAGPISITTESGSVLRFDVGRMLSWIDIIFSSTISDKWHAIGRRALKNLIVHNKEHAYLLERSIEMCYITERPKALESYFEVVSEVLIEHTDYPLGFWRILGAVLVTLGNQKREIRMKSAKLLRILEERQQKSSRLQDFDISISDKTTAVYKLAQFETSKRLAKQHSDLAFTLFSEFSLHFRNLRPDSQRNMVAAILPWVQTIELQVDPNGGPTARSYMLLANLFEITIRCSTILPNEVQALWQALTTGPHGGNVQLVLDFVISLCLERKEQNFVEYAKQVVVFLAGTPAGSKVIEFFLLQVVPKNMVQERKDITPPPPDIKGLPYVADLAAVLPVGNKQAGLSLGQVALVFLVDLMVAPVTLPLEDVVKLLHVVLILWDHYTLTVQEQAREMLVHLIHELIAAKLEDDASAGTRQSIEDFVESIRKSDPKVVWEYEDLNDKDEEDNGSRVPSSMGSVTGQVVDFFSLAYEGINDLWAKEALNWATSCPVRHLACRSFQVFRCISMSLDSRMLADMLARLSNTIADEEADYRTFSMEILTTLKIIISSLAPTDLLRYPQLFWTTCACLNTIHETEFIESIGMLEKFMERVDLSDPMVVTELIKGQPPKWEGGFDGLQNLVYKGLKSCESLNLTLDVLHRLSGFPNNELMGDGNRLLFTILANMAHFLHQFDPAVDDPKTLARATLLARVAESERCPRLAASLLGFANGQYKAENDFLSHIITEIRSYYFPRQDVQSLIFLMGLLTNTTNWFRVKIMKILCVLIPEIDMRRGEVTCHGFDLISPLLRLLQTDLCPQALQVMDHIMTVSGNPMERHHIRMSMASSSSSRAIRKEYERIQSLYGIPEPTGWSIPMPATQSSITRHNVHAVFYTCAEVDRIEVQETTPSEVEFHADEYNDSFFPMRADTMKSIDTQADGNIGDIVQKLDSLDDFFEETETSNPTIESIPDSALRGFTGTYVDTSANLYDQQTAPILRKSLARTASSSSFHNGLAESRPPNFRFDNPGVHSPGVLTPQASSQTLRPVSHARSVTSPVNQLFSPTSSSTQFSTPPIGFNESAFLSDDEVEEGMYDLDERIIANRLAPHQLNQTRSATDGSSSLESMIRSGMRRLTGGAANNRDKERQRDLVRAQHRALAQAASSPRVPKVPPEYLTGPASNPASPGQ; from the exons A TGGCTTCACATCCATCGATCAAAGCTGGCCCCGTCCAGCCAACAACAATGCCCCTCATCCCTGACGAGTCAGGTCTCGCGTCGCACCATACCTTCGCATCCCCACCGGAACGGTTAGTGACTAGAAGTACTCCATCTTCCACCGTTCACAGTCGAGAAACGTCCGCCGTTAGAGGAAGACCAGCCGACCCCTCCACGCTCGCCCCTTCGACCCTTCAACCTCAAAATACCCGCCGCGGCCATTCTCACTCCAAAAGCCCTGAGACTGCTTCCGGACGCCCCGGCGCTAGCTACGATGCTACTCTGGAGAGACGTCCTTCTAACTCATACGGACACCATCGCCAGACTTCGATAGTTCATGGGATCCAGCACTCTCGTAATCCCAGCTtcgccgcctcctccacctccaataGTCCTCTGAGCCCGGAGATGATCGCGTCCCTGGGGCGTGGCGTTAGCGTTGAACAGGATAATTCCCCGCTAGGCAGACTGGAGCAGCTTGATATGCATACATTTCATCAGAACCAGGCGACCAACGGGACGGCTCATACCCTGCAGGGCATGTTGAGCACCATCGAAGATCGTGATACCGATGAGGCCGCCGAGGGCGGACTGGCGAACCCAGCACATAGAAGGATGAACTCGAGTGGGAAACCACGCTCACATAGTCGGTCGCATTCAAAGAATCATCTTACAGAATCAAAGACCGTCGGGGAATATGCCTTACACCATCTTTTCAACTCT TTTGTTGGCCAGGCAGACAACAAGATAAACCAAGCAATTATGAAACTGGGAGAGTCTGACGTGCCTGTGGAAATGGTATGTGGACCAGGAGCAGATCCAGGCTTTGATCAGTTGATCTCCGCTCTTGGCCATATCGCACGGCAAAAGCCGAAACCTCTGATTGATACAATAATGTACTGGCGTAAAGTCAAAGGCGATGCTGCAATCCTGGCCAAACAAGTACCTAATCAA TCAAAGGAGAACGGCTTACTTATACGGCGGAATACAGAACCACCCCAAGTGGCTGCTGAAACGGCTGCTCAGCCAGACCACCCTCCTAACCCCATATTCTCCAGGAGTGACGATGTCATTTTGGCTGAGCGCCGTGCAACGGTGTCAGTGTATCTCGTTTGCCGAGTGCTGATTGAGATATTCAACCAGAGTAGTCTTGCTTCTATTACCGTCGACATGGCTGAGCGCTTGGAAGAAATTGTGTTTGGCCAACTCAAGACGGTTGATCCAGACCAGGTTGCAGCCTCACCACTTCGCATAGCTAATTGGAGGATATACTCGCAACTGCTCGGAATCATGAGTGAAACAAACTTCACAAGTGTCACAACCCGCTTTATAACGGAATTGGAACGATAccaaaaggaagaaacacTTCGGGGGCCTTCGAAGGATGGCGATGCCAGAGCCGAGCTTTTGATATTAGGGATGAGACATCTCCGGATTAGGACCTTTCCAGACGCATGGCCTAAGTCGTGTGACTTCATGCGGTCGTTGGCACGGTTGTTTGTTAATGCGCATGGGCAGCGGGTCAAGCAGGCTTACTGTTATATTTTCGAAAAGCTGCTTCTCCCGGTGGCAGCAAATCCAAACTGCGATTTATCCCTGCCTAGGTGGAAGGAATTCTTGGATTTGGTCCAATCGCGCCTATCACAAATGCTGACCAAACCTCGCCATTGGGCTGCTACTTTTCCTCTCCACGTTTTACTCTTGTGTGTTTCATCTAAAGAGAACTTTTCTTCCCAATGGTTGTCTGTCATTTTAGGGCTGCCAGCAAGGCTAAAGGACCGTCCTACCAGGGGCCCAGCTCTCCATGCCATGTGCCGCTTACTTTGGACGTACTTCTTCCGCTACTCAGAGTCTCCGACAGCTACTCTACGAAAAGTTGATGAGATAGCTAGGATTGCACTACCCGTGGGCAAGAGAACATACCTGAGTACCGAGCCGGCGATCACGGAGCCGTTAATTCAACTGGTGCGCATGATTGGGTTTAAACATCCGGAAGTTTGTTTCCGTAACATCATATTCCCTATGATGAATTCAGACCTTTTCCTATCCGGCAAAGAATTGAAGATTGAGCAGAtggagccggagaagatggtcaTCGGCATTAGATCGTTCCTTGCTATAATTACCGACCTTGAGAACTGTGACCAACTATGCCCTCCGTTTCCAACTGGGTCCATACCGAACCCCTTTACTGACATCTCAGCATCGACTAACTTGCTGCGGCCCCAATTCCTTACGGACCCGCGGTTACCAACTGCTTTGGAAAGCCGAGACGATACACGGCCACGTCCCGTCAACACTTCCAGGCTGAGTGACAACGTTAGGACTTACTATATCCGCTTCTGCGAGATACTGGGTAAAATTACCCTTCTGTGTGATAACACATTCGGAGGCCAGGCGGCTTTGGATGAGAAGTTTGGAGGCGCGACTCCGAAGACCCCGATCTCAGAGGCGTTCAGTTTTGGGAGGCGCGATGATCACATAAACACATTAGATCAACGGCAAGGCTTTTACGATTTGCTTCATGTTGCTGTTCAAGCACTCCCCCGGTGCTTATCAGATCATATACCATTTAACTCGCTGATCAATTTGCTATGTACTGGCACCGCCCACGTGCAATCCAATATAGCCTTTTCATCCGCAGAGTCTTTGAAGGCGATTGCCAGACAATGTCACGCGCAGCAGGTAACTATAGGCTTTGCTCGGTTTATCTTCAACTTTGATGCAAGGTATTCAACAATGTCAGACGAAGGCATGCTTGGTCCAGGCCACATAGAATCTACATTGAGGCTCTATGTTGAGTTGTTGGAGATTTGGATAGAGGAGATCAAACACAAGAGCAAGGGAGCCGTCGCAGCTGATTCGGGTGATAAATCCGGCTCTGGTAGCCGCGCCTTGCAGCTTGACCTTTCTAGTGTCCTGGCTCATgttgaagagattgaatCTCATGGCCTATTTTTTCTGTGCTCGCAGTCTAGAAGGGTGCGAGCTTTCGCTATAACAGTACTGCGGCTTATTACGGAGTTTGACAGAGCTCTTGGTAAGGAGAATACACGAATCATCAAGATTCTCGAGGCCGACTCTCACCAGATCTTGAATGTAAGTGACGAGCAACTTACAGTTGCCGAGAGAAGCCGAATtcagaaaggaaaacggAGGAGTGCATCACAAAACACACTTATCGAACTGTGTAGCAGTGAAGTGTCGTACGATTCAACATTGTGGTCAAAAGTGTTCCCGAATATTATCCGGATCAGCTTCGAGACTTGTCCGTTTGCTGTGACCCTCGGGCGGGAGATTGTCTGTGCAAGGCTTGTTCTGATGCATAAAACGATCACGGGACTTGCTGAAAATCCCCAACATCCTCCATATGGCCCCTTGGATGCCACACAGACCCGCCCCCATGGAAGATCCCATATGACCGCTGAGATTCTGATCGAACAGTGGAAGCTTTACTTGGTCATGGCCTGCACGACTGTCAATAGTGTAGGTGCGCAGTCTCAGAGTCAGCTAGCCAATGCCCAACATGCGCGGAAATCCTCTAAAGGTTCGCAGCAATCAAATGACAAGATCAGTTCCGCCAGGAGTCTCTTTGCATTTGTAATTCCGTTGCTGTCAGCTGAAAGGACTTCCATCCGCAATGCAATTGTTGCCGCTTTGGGTTCCATAAATAAGAATCTTTATCGTACATTGCTTGAGTCACTCCAGTACGCCGTCACAACCTGCAATGAGGAAGCTAAGATTCGCATTGGCACACATCACCGATCTCCGAGCAGTCCGAAACGCAATCGAAGAACGGATAGGCTGCGGACAGAAGTCACACATGTTTACAAGCTTACATCGCACTTTCTGCAGGAGCCAGAAGTGTATAATGACGACTGGATCGTCAACAACCTCGTGACATACGCTAAAGACCTACGGATATTTTTGAGTGATGCCGAGGTTCAGAATGACTGGGAATTCCAGCGGCTACGATTTCATTTCTGTGGGCTCATGGAAGAGCTTTTTGAGGGAATCCATCGCACAAAGGATTCTTCACGTTGGATACCTTTTGAATCCAGAAAGTCCGCATTCTCTCTCATGGAAGATTGGTGCGGATACTCCCCAAACCAGGCTCAGATCTCTCagagagaggaaaatatGCGCAAACTTGCTATTACAAACCAGCGCGAAACCGGTGACGTACGTAACACTGCAGCGGCCAtggagatagaaaagaagaatttACGTGCAGCGGCGCTTAACGCTATGGCATCTTTGTGT GCGGGACCAATCAGCATTACTACAGAAAGTGGCTCAGTGCTTCGATTCGATGTGGGACGAATGCTATCGTGGATTGATATCATCTTTAGCAGCACCATCAGTGATAAGTGGCATGCGATTGGCAGACGAGCACTCAAGAATCTGATCGTTCACAATAAAGAGCATGCTTACCTGCTGGAACGATCGATAGAGATGTGTTATATCACAGAACGGCCCAAGGCTCTTGAGAGTTATTTTGAAGTGGTTTCTGAGGTACTCATCGAGCACACGGACTACCCGCTTGGCTTCTGGAGAATATTGGGGGCAGTCCTCGTTACCCTCGGTAATCAGAAACGGGAGATCAGAATGAAGTCTGCCAAGCTTCTTCGCATTCTAGAGGAACGCCAACAGAAGAGCTCTAGACTGCAAGACTTCGACATCAGTATCTCTGATAAAACTACCGCCGTATACAAACTAGCTCAGTTTGAAACGTCTAAGCGTTTAGCAAAACAACACTCTGACCTTGCTTTTACTCTCTTTTCAGAATTCTCCTTGCACTTCAGGAACTTGCGGCCCGATAGTCAACGAAACATGGTCGCTGCTATTTTGCCATGGGTACAGACGATAGAGCTTCAGGTTGATCCCAACGGCGGGCCTACGGCCAGGTCATATATGCTTTTAGCCAACCTTTTCGAGATCACCATTCGGTGCAGCACGATACTTCCGAATGAAGTTCAAGCTCTTTGGCAGGCATTGACAACAGGTCCGCACGGCGGGAACGTGCAGCTAGTTCTCGACTTTGTTATTAGTCTTTGCTTGGAGCGTAAAGAACAGAACTTTGTGGAGTATGCCAAGCAagttgttgttttccttgcaGGGACTCCTGCTGGTTCAAAGGTCATCGAGTTTTTCTTGCTGCAAGTTGTTCCTAAGAACATGGTACAGGAGAGGAAAGATATAACCCCACCTCCACCGGATATCAAGGGCTTGCCCTATGTTGCAGACCTGGCAGCCGTACTCCCGGTGGGGAACAAACAGGCAGGACTTTCTCTTGGCCAAGTCGctcttgtctttctcgtGGACTTAATGGTTGCTCCCGTTACTCTTCCCCTGGAAGATGTGGTCAAGCTACTTCACGTTGTCCTGATTCTCTGGGATCACTACACACTCACCGTACAAGAGCAGGCTAGAGAAATGTTGGTTCACCTGATCCATGAACTAATTGCTGCGAAGCTTGAAGACGACGCCTCAGCTGGAACTAGGCAGTCTATCGAAGATTTTGTAGAGTCTATCCGCAAAAGCGATCCAAAGGTGGTCTGGGAATATGAAGACCTCAATGAtaaggatgaagaggataaCGGTAGCCGGGTTCCTTCGTCGATGGGAAGTGTTACTGGACAGgttgttgatttcttcagtCTGGCGTATGAAGGTATAAATGATCTTTGGGCTAAAGAAGCTTTGAATTGGGCGACTTCATGCCCGGTACGACACCTTGCCTGTCGATCTTTCCAAGTATTTCGCTGCATATCCATGTCGTTGGACTCTAGGATGCTTGCAGATATGCTAGCTCGACTATCCAATACAATTGCGGACGAGGAAGCGGACTACCGGACGTTTTCGATGGAGATACTCACAACGCTCAAGATTATAATTAGCTCCTTGGCCCCAACGGATCTTCTGCGTTATCCACAATTGTTTTGGACTACTTGTGCATGTCTAAACACTATTCATGAGACAGAGTTCATTGAGAGTATTGGTATGTTGGAAAAGTTCATGGAGCGCGTCGATCTGAGTGACCCGATGGTTGTCACAGAGCTTATCAAAGGTCAGCCCCCTAAATGGGAGGGTGGATTTGATGGTCTTCAGAATCTAGTCTACAAAGGCTTGAAATCATGCGAATCGCTTAACCTGACACTGGATGTTCTGCACCGTTTGAGTGGCTTTCCAAACAACGAACTCATGGGTGATGGTAACCGCCTTCTCTTCACAATTCTGGCAAACATGGCCCACTTTCTACACCAGTTTGATCCCGCCGTTGATGATCCGAAGACACTTGCTCGTGCTACATTGTTAGCTCGTGTTGCTGAGAGTGAGAGGTGCCCGCGTCTTGCAGCTTCGCTCCTCGGGTTTGCCAATGGACAGTATAAGGCCGAGAACGATTTCTTAAGCCACATAATCACCGAAATCCGCTCGTACTATTTCCCTCGGCAAGATGTTCAGAGCCTTATCTTTCTTATGGGCTTGCTGACCAATACGACCAATTGGTTTCGGGTCAAGATCATGAAGATACTCTGCGTGCTCATTCCCGAAATTGACATGCGACGGGGAGAGGTGACATGCCATGGCTTTGACTTGATCTCACCCCTCCTGCGTCTTTTGCAAACCGATCTTTGTCCTCAAGCTCTGCAGGTGATGGATCATATTATGACTGTCTCAGGCAACCCTATGGAGCGTCATCACATTCGAATGAGtatggcatcatcatcttcgtctcGGGCTATCCGCAAAGAATACGAGCGTATTCAAAGTCTGTATGGTATACCAGAACCCACCGGATGGTCCATACCGATGCCTGCTACCCAATCGAGTATCACCCGGCATAACGTCCACGCCGTCTTCTACACCTGTGCTGAGGTCGATCGTATTGAAGTGCAAGAAACCACTCCCTCCGAAGTAGAGTTCCATGCAGACGAATACAACGATTCCTTCTTCCCGATGCGGGCTGATACGATGAAGTCTATTGACACGCAGGCGGATGGCAATATTGGAGATATTGTACAAAAACTGGACAGCCTGGACGACTTTTTTGAAGAAACCGAGACAAGTAACCCGACAATTGAGTCTATACCAGACTCGGCATTGCGCGGCTTTACAGGGACCTATGTTGACACTAGCGCCAATCTCTATGACCAACAAACAGCCCCGATTTTACGAAAATCGCTCGCCCGAACggcttcctcgtcgtctttTCATAACGGCCTCGCTGAATCTCGACCCCCAAATTTCCGGTTCGACAACCCTGGAGTACATTCA